The Stigmatella aurantiaca DW4/3-1 genome contains the following window.
CGTCCCTCCGAGGGCTGGGCGCTGGCGGTGAGCTGCCGCATCCGGGAGATGGCGGTCACCACGGACGCCCGGTCCGCCTCCAGCAGCAACAGCCGGTCTCCCGCGGACACCCCGCCCAGCTCTTCCATCACCTGGGACAGGGCCAGCGCGTCCGAACCGGTGTAGCGCAGCTGCTCGCGGCCTGCGCCGCCCTGGCTGGAGCCAACGAGCAGGGCGTAGCGCCGGATGGCGGCGCGGGGCTCCTCGAGGGGGGCCGCGGTGGCTTCGGCGGCTCCCAGGAGGCAAAGCACCGCCACGACCAGGGCCGCGCACCTCCACGTGCCTGCAACTGTCTCGCCCATCATCAACCGTGCCCGCAGCCCCGGCCCGGCCGCGCGTGAAGCTCCTTCTTACTGGGCAAAGCGGTGAAGGGGTATGGATGTTTTCCCGGAAGCGGCCGCGCTCGCACTGTCCGAGCAGTCAGAGGCGCGAGGCGGCCGAAGGTTTCACGGGAAGACAGGGTGTCTCAGCAGCGGTTGTTGCCGACAGCGGAGGCGCCGAGCAAGCCGAGGAAGCGGTTGTAGTTGTTGACGCGGCTGTCAACCTGAGCTGGGTTGCGGCCGTTGCACTCCAGAGCGCCGTTGATGGTGCGGATGGTCTCACCGAAGCCAGCGCCGTTGACGATGGCATCGTGGCCGGTCATGGAGCCAGCGCCCGTCTGGGTCATCCAGAACCAGAAGCCAGTGCGCCAGGCGATGGTGGCGTTCTGAGCGACGAGGTCGGGGTTGTTCTTGAGGTCAACGCCCAGGGCATTGCCAGCGGCGCAGTAGTTGCCATTCCAGGAGAGCTGGATGGGGCCGCGGCCGTAGTACCACTTGCCGGCGGCGCAGCCACAGCCCGGGGGCCCCCAGGAGGTGTCACACATGACGCTCTTGTTGATCTCCTCGATGTAGACCAGGCCGCCGGTCTCGTGGGAGATGTTGGCCAGGAAGGCGGCGACCTCGCGCTTGCGGGTGGCGGTGTCGCCGGAGGTGGCGAAGGAAGGGAAGGTGTTGGCGGCGGCGACCAGGGCCGCGTAGGTGTAGAAGCCGTTGCGGCTGGGGAACATGGTGTTGAACGTCGACTCGCTCAGGATCGCCGCGATTCCTGTTCCCGTGGGAGGCGGCTGCGTGCCTCCGTCCACCTTGTCGAAGGTGTAATGCTGGTTGCTGGTGCCGGTGTAGGGGTACTGCACGTAGATCGTCCCGTTGTCCGCCGACCCCCAGTACAGGTCGATCGCCATGTCCGTATGGCGCACGTGGATGCTGAATTGATTGTTGCCACGGCCGACGAACCGGAATTGTTGATTGGCCCCGCCGACGTAGGACCACTGGTGAACTTCAGCGTTGGCCGCGGTGCTCACCTCCTTGATGTCGAGCCCCTTGCCGCTGTTGACGTTGATGATCTTCCAATACCCA
Protein-coding sequences here:
- a CDS encoding RICIN domain-containing protein, which translates into the protein MSRMNLYRWLPLLGVMGGLGGCATPELETAEPLAQLQGEAIVSSITEGDYVIRSAMTNKCIDIASSNTADGAKVQQWDCNGTNAQKFHISPTSDGYWKIINVNSGKGLDIKEVSTAANAEVHQWSYVGGANQQFRFVGRGNNQFSIHVRHTDMAIDLYWGSADNGTIYVQYPYTGTSNQHYTFDKVDGGTQPPPTGTGIAAILSESTFNTMFPSRNGFYTYAALVAAANTFPSFATSGDTATRKREVAAFLANISHETGGLVYIEEINKSVMCDTSWGPPGCGCAAGKWYYGRGPIQLSWNGNYCAAGNALGVDLKNNPDLVAQNATIAWRTGFWFWMTQTGAGSMTGHDAIVNGAGFGETIRTINGALECNGRNPAQVDSRVNNYNRFLGLLGASAVGNNRC